In one window of Ornithodoros turicata isolate Travis unplaced genomic scaffold, ASM3712646v1 Chromosome54, whole genome shotgun sequence DNA:
- the LOC135374349 gene encoding uncharacterized protein LOC135374349 translates to MERLKVKRTSRRRQATRLVGEAKTALSSTPNDRKTVESLLERLRVNLEELKEINSEFEGHLKDDELEVEYEMALEYEENSIKEMSNLRVALQELTSVSTPATQVAAPTNVALLGTQSAAHTPSLHGSHAGTRLPKLQLMRFRGDLSEWLPFWEQFKGTVHNNSNLSQPEKFFYLRSLLDGAAAAAISGLQASEVCYNDAIEILMERFGDKRRIERQYLTKLRTLPPIKTHKDFRGLRKLYDQVQANVRGLKALGVESSSFATMLTDTILSALPTEMAMEYYRTEKRGQQLGTASLEGNGDETNAGVSTAGREIVGTTELDRILKFLLIEIESFEHLKFNGCAYDDNEMRGHQRQGDRQNSNNAGFKTRPAASVLHTTAREMTNDCIFCNTSRHITELCDADIPLAEKKTTLAAQKRCFRCTKHGHHARMCRKKITCSACGGRHVRTMCDPLWKPSEQTKVKEVVSTSMHTSGTGEDVKTGTVVLLQTFRAWAVAEGRSLYLRGVIDGGSQRTFVRQDIARELNLPSAGEIDVTINTFGNRTSRREKQRRRLVKLCLRSQYGGEVHVFEAIEVPFICEDLVTCPLDNEDVRTFLLSEEKLADECRFSGVRTEDGIGVLLGSDQMWKIMTRQVRQSNAQNNLVAINTALGWTFQGPVSVRSSLENKDSTLVCVLRTDATHEASLQMFWEIEHLGITDGNSNDEGDDKVLCQFKETVQKVGGRYAVTLPLKNDFVLNDNLEVAESRLNGLLKKLKKNGLMAEYDAAMRKYASDGHAEKVLVESENGKQPQQVYYMPHQAVVKQESETTKLRVVFDGSSHAPTVASLNDCLEKGPSLNTDLLPVLIRFRMYRIGLAADIEKAFLQVEVQERDRDALRFLWCQDGPTEDISQNPVEVWRMKRVPFGTTASPFLLAATLRHHLDNVKGHFQRTARHIVNSFYVDDLLTGSSTVDGAITIYNDASSILQEAGMNLRKWISNAEEVRKQFGEQDTNSRQERILSCREDRKVLGILWDTYGDTLKVSGKRMLEDGVALISSKRGILSAAAKLFDPLGMLSPFSIRIKMLFQRLWEEKLDWDTPLTGNIQELWHTWWSELPKLDNIALNRCLVPDGNYNFKYELHIFSDASPYAYGACLYLRAIANGRTAKVGFVFAKARVAPLKALTLPRLELMGALLGVRLSKKITEALTRLKEVTCVYWTDSSITLCWVRGSPLRWKQFVRNRVIEIQEKSDVSAWRFCPGKENPADLLTRGESLETLEKCDTWWNGPKWLERDEDEWPAQTVLPEIKDLTDQEDVHNDATTLQSSVNIGVPAVLDLDRFSSLRRALRVTAWIKRFVDNSRPGNPRVFGALSTEDISWAENYWMKRAQEERYGLEKQTLSLGKALEKNSAVVKLAPFLDNEGIMRISGRLHFLEISGTVKHPILLPPDHRFTVLTVESVHLRVLHGGVQDTLTELRERFWIPKGRQIVKKVIFHCRGCIRYRAKAATARMAPLPQDRVEAGTPFEVVGIDFAGPVFFKGAVRDEKSYILLITCATTRAIHLELVSKMSTECFLLAFSRFIARRGIPKVIYTDNALTFKKASKDISIFCDTLQRQRFHDYCTEKMITWKFIMTYAPWWGGFWERLVKTVKGTLRKTLGRNRYGFEELTTILQQVEAVVNSRPLTYLGDCPEDLSPLTPAHFLTGKRLTCLPMAPIPTPRSTSAQVKANWIKHERAIDSFWKRWLKEYLLQLRSAHSWNVLKSLPVKVGDVVLISEEKVPRHMWKIGRVATVFWGRDKVVRACAVKLPDKTVLRRPVQLLYPLEMV, encoded by the coding sequence AGAAGCCAAGACTGCACTGAGCAGCACTCCTAATGATCGGAAGACCGTCGAAAGCTTGTTGGAACGTCTACGCGTGAACCTTGAAGAGCTGAAAGAGATCAATTCCGAGTTTGAAGGTCATCTCAAGGATGATGAATTAGAGGTGGAATATGAAATGGCTCTGGAATACGAAGAAAATTCTATAAAGGAAATGTCTAACCTACGTGTCGCCTTGCAAGAGCTCACCTCAGTGTCGACGCCTGCCACTCAGGTGGCCGCTCCAACGAATGTGGCACTACTTGGGACTCAGTCTGCCGCTCACACGCCGTCGCTTCATGGCAGTCACGCTGGGACCCGTCTGCCAAAACTTCAACTGATGCGTTTCCGAGGTGACCTATCGGAGTGGCTTCCCTTTTGGGAACAATTCAAAGGAACCGTACATAACAATAGTAACCTTTCACAACCAGAGAAGTTCTTCTACTTAAGGTCACTGTTGGATGGAGCAGCTGCAGCCGCCATATCAGGTCTACAAGCTTCGGAGGTGTGCTACAACGATGCCATTGAAATCTTGATGGAAAGATTTGGAGACAAGCGTCGCATTGAAAGGCAGTACCTTAccaaactgaggacattgcctCCAATTAAAACTCACAAAGATTTTCGAGGGCTTAGGAAGCTATATGATCAAGTCCAAGCAAACGTGCGAGGTCTCAAAGCACTGGGTGTGGAAAGCAGCTCCTTTGCAACAATGCTGACAGATACTATCCTTTCAGCGTTGCCTACTGAAATGGCCATGGAATATTATCGTACTGAGAAGAGAGGCCAGCAGCTTGGCACAGCAAGTTTGGAAGGCAATGGAGACGAGACCAATGCCGGAGTGAGTACCGCTGGAAGAGAGATTGTTGGAACTACGGAGTTAGATCGAATTCTAAAGTTTCTCCTAATTGAAATCGAAAGCTTTGAGCACCTCAAGTTCAATGGATGTGCCTATGACGACAACGAGATGAGAGGACATCAGAGGCAAGGTGATCGACAGAATTCAAACAATGCTGGATTCAAGACACGACCGGCAGCGTCAGTTCTCCACACCACTGCTCGGGAAATGACCAACGATTGCATATTTTGCAACACCTCGCGACACATAACGGAGCTGTGCGACGCAGACATCCCGCTGGCAGAGAAGAAAACTACTCTTGCAGCTCAAAAGCGATGCTTCCGTTGTACGAAACATGGACATCATGCAAGAATGTGTAGGAAGAAAATAACCTGCTCTGCATGCGGAGGAAGGCACGTAAGGACGATGTGCGATCCTTTGTGGAAACCAAGTGAACAGACAAAAGTGAAAGAAGTCGTCAGTACTAGCATGCACACGAGTGGGACTGGCGAAGATGTGAAGACAGGTACTGTCGTCTTACTTCAAACGTTCAGGGCATGGGCCGTAGCTGAAGGTCGCAGTCTATATCTCAGGGGAGTCATTGACGGCGGTAGTCAACGAACCTTCGTGCGCCAAGATATTGCCAGAGAACTGAATCTTCCTTCTGCCGGAGAAATAGACGTCACGATAAATACTTTCGGGAACAGGACTTCCAGAAGGGAGAAGCAGCGTCGGCGTTTGGTCAAACTGTGCTTACGCAGTCAATACGGAGGGGAAGTACATGTCTTTGAAGCAATCGAGGTACCATTCATTTGTGAAGATCTTGTGACATGCCCATTGGATAACGAGGACGTGCGTACTTTTCTTCTAAGTGAAGAGAAACTAGCCGATGAGTGTCGCTTCTCAGGGGTACGGACAGAAGATGGAATTGGCGTGCTTTTAGGCTCTGATCAAATGTGGAAGATCATGACGAGGCAGGTACGGCAAAGCAATGCCCAGAATAATCTTGTTGCCATCAACACTGCTCTGGGTTGGACTTTTCAAGGACCGGTATCAGTTAGATCTTCACTCGAGAACAAAGACAGCACTCTAGTTTGTGTGCTTCGCACTGATGCCACTCACGAGGCGTCATTACAGATGTTCTGGGAAATTGAGCATCTGGGTATTACGGACGGAAATAGTAATGATGAAGGCGACGACAAAGTTCTTTGTCAATTTAAGGAAACCGTACAGAAGGTTGGCGGAAGATATGCCGTCACTCTACCTTTGAAGAACGATTTCGTCCTTAACGATAATTTGGAAGTAGCCGAGAGTCGGCTGAACGGACTCCTAAAAAAGCTAAAGAAAAATGGTTTGATGGCAGAGTACGACGCTGCGATGAGGAAGTACGCAAGTGACGGACATGCGGAGAAGGTACTCGTCGAGTCAGAGAACGGCAAACAACCTCAGCAAGTCTATTACATGCCGCATCAAGCTGTGGTCAAACAGGAATCAGAAACCACAAAGCTTCGTGTTGTCTTCGATGGATCCTCGCATGCACCTACCGTAGCTTCACTGAACGATTGCCTGGAAAAAGGACCCAGTCTGAATACGGATCTTCTGCCGGTCTTGATACGTTTCCGAATGTACCGTATCGGTCTGGCAGCAGACATTGAGAAAGCCTTTCTTCAGGTTGAGGTCCAAGAAAGGGACAGGGACGCTTTGAGATTTCTGTGGTGTCAAGATGGTCCTACGGAAGATATTTCTCAGAATCCGGTGGAAGTATGGAGAATGAAACGTGTACCCTTCGGAACGACAGCGAGCCCCTTTCTTTTGGCGGCCACACTGAGACATCACCTAGACAACGTCAAAGGGCATTTCCAACGGACGGCACGGCACATTGTCAATAGTTTCTACGTGGACGACCTATTGACGGGTTCATCAACGGTGGATGGAGCAATAACGATATACAACGACGCTTCATCTATCCTTCAGGAAGCTGGCATGAATTTACGAAAATGGATTTCAAACGCAGAAGAGGTACGAAAACAGTTTGGTGAACAAGACACCAACAGTAGACAAGAGAGGATCCTGAGTTGCAGGGAGGATCGGAAAGTCCTCGGTATACTGTGGGACACGTACGGTGATACTCTCAAGGTATCAGGCAAACGCATGCTAGAGGATGGCGTAGCGCTCATTAGCAGTAAACGCGGAATTCTGAGCGCAGCAGCGAAGCTGTTTGACCCTCTGGGCATGCTCTCTCCGTTCAGCATTCGAATCAAAATGCTGTTTCAACGTTTGTGGGAGGAGAAGCTTGATTGGGACACGCCTTTGACCGGAAATATACAAGAGCTGTGGCATACCTGGTGGTCGGAGCTGCCAAAGTTGGACAACATCGCACTAAATAGGTGTCTCGTTCCAGACGGAAATTACAACTTCAAGTATGAGCTTCACATCTTCAGCGACGCTAGTCCTTATGCTTACGGAGCCTGTTTGTATTTAAGAGCCATTGCAAATGGAAGAACAGCGAAGGTCGGGTTTGTGTTTGCAAAGGCTCGGGTGGCGCCTTTGAAGGCCCTAACTTTACCACGACTAGAGCTTATGGGCGCCCTGTTGGGAGTGAGGCTATCAaagaaaataactgaagctttgACGCGTCTGAAGGAAGTGACCTGCGTATACTGGACAGATTCGTCAATCACCCTTTGTTGGGTACGAGGTTCTCCGTTACGTTGGAAACAATTTGTAAGAAATAGAGTTATTGAGATCCAGGAAAAAAGCGACGTATCAGCTTGGCGATTTTGTCCTGGGAAAGAAAACCCAGCTGACCTATTGACCAGGGGCGAGTCACTTGAAACGCTTGAGAAGTGTGACACATGGTGGAACGGACCAAAGTGGCTCGAACGGGACGAAGACGAATGGCCTGCTCAAACGGTGCTTCCGGAAATAAAGGACCTTACTGATCAAGAGGATGTGCACAATGACGCCACTACGTTGCAAAGTTCTGTCAATATAGGAGTTCCCGCTGTACTGGATCTCGACCGATTCAGCAGTTTGCGTAGAGCTCTCAGAGTGACAGCGTGGATCAAACGGTTCGTCGACAATAGCCGACCAGGTAACCCACGGGTCTTTGGGGCACTCTCAACAGAGGACATTAGTTGGGCAGAGAACTATTGGATGAAACGAGCTCAAGAGGAAAGGTATGGACTCGAGAAGCAAACCCTGAGTCTGGGAAAGGCGTTAGAGAAGAACTCGGCTGTAGTGAAGCTAGCACCTTTTCTTGACAACGAAGGAATCATGCGGATCTCCGGACGTCTTCATTTCTTGGAAATTTCAGGAACAGTAAAGCACCCGATTCTGCTTCCACCCGACCATCGATTTACGGTACTGACTGTGGAATCAGTGCACCTGAGGGTTCTGCACGGAGGAGTGCAAGATACCCTAACTGAACTTCGGGAGCGATTTTGGATTCCAAAAGGACGACAGATTGTAAAAAAAGTAATCTTTCACTGCAGGGGTTGTATCAGGTACCGCGCCAAAGCAGCGACAGCAAGAATGGCTCCATTACCACAGGATCGAGTAGAAGCCGGTACGCCATTTGAAGTCGTCGGGATTGATTTTGCCGGTCCTGTTTTCTTCAAAGGAGCAGTACGCGACGAAAAGTCCTACATTTTGCTCATCACATGTGCGACAACTCGAGCCATTCATTTAGAGCTCGTATCTAAAATGTCCACAGAATGTTTCCTGCTAGCCTTCTCCCGGTTCATTGCTCGGCGAGGTATACCTAAAGTGATATACACTGACAATGCACTAACCTTCAAGAAGGCGTCGAAGGACATAAGTATTTTCTGCGACACTTTGCAAAGACAGCGTTTTCACGACTATTGTACAGAGAAAATGATAACATGGAAGTTTATCATGACATATGCTCCATGGTGGGGAGGGTTCTGGGAACGTTTGGTAAAAACAGTGAAAGGGACCCTCCGGAAGACACTGGGCCGTAACAGATATGGGTTTGAAGAACTGACTACAATCTTACAGCAAGTTGAAGCAGTTGTAAATTCAAGGCCACTTACCTATCTTGGTGACTGCCCAGAAGACCTTTCCCCTCTAACTCCCGCACATTTCCTGACGGGAAAGAGACTCACGTGTTTGCCAATGGCTCCTATACCAACGCCGCGATCAACGAGTGCACAAGTTAAAGCTAACTGGATAAAGCACGAAAGAGCTATTGACAGCTTCTGGAAGAGGTGGCTGAAAGAGTACTTGCTACAACTTCGTTCAGCTCATAGTTGGAATGTACTTAAGTCTTTGCCAGTGAAGGTGGGAGATGTGGTGTTGATCAGCGAAGAAAAGGTTCCTCGACACATGTGGAAGATAGGAAGAGTTGCTACTGTGTTTTGGGGGCGGGACAAGGTGGTGCGGGCCTGCGCAGTGAAGCTGCCAGACAAAACAGTACTGCGACGACCGGTGCAGCTTCTGTATCctctcgaaatggtgtaa